Proteins co-encoded in one Sporosarcina sp. FSL K6-1522 genomic window:
- a CDS encoding iron chelate uptake ABC transporter family permease subunit has protein sequence MRNSTKLLILTAFAVFFCGLYLFQGLNGSFDYALPRRGIKVMAMVLTGVAIAYSTVIFQTITHNRILTPSIMGLDSLYLLLQTVMIFFLGSGHVTIVNKHVNFILSVGTMVVFALILYRFLFRGGKQPIYFLLLVGIIVGTFFGSISTFLQVLIDPNEFMRVQDKMFASFNNVSGELVWWALAIVALAFAIGWKSLKDLDVLSLGRDTAINLGVSYDKVVKTMLILSAVLIAVSTALVGPITFFGLIVANLSYQFFKTYKHSILILGASVMSVIALVGGQWVVERVFTFSTTLSVIINFIGGVYFIYLLLKESRST, from the coding sequence ATGCGTAACTCGACGAAATTACTTATACTTACTGCGTTTGCTGTTTTCTTCTGTGGTCTTTACCTATTTCAAGGATTGAATGGCAGTTTTGACTATGCATTGCCACGTCGAGGCATTAAAGTGATGGCAATGGTCTTAACGGGTGTCGCCATCGCCTACTCGACAGTCATTTTCCAAACGATTACACATAACAGGATTTTGACACCGAGCATTATGGGATTGGATTCACTATACCTGCTATTACAGACGGTTATGATCTTTTTCCTAGGTTCGGGTCATGTAACAATCGTCAACAAGCATGTTAATTTTATTTTATCTGTTGGGACGATGGTCGTCTTTGCGCTTATTCTGTACCGGTTTTTATTCCGCGGAGGAAAGCAGCCCATCTACTTCCTATTACTTGTAGGAATCATCGTTGGAACATTTTTTGGCAGTATTTCAACATTCTTGCAAGTACTCATTGATCCAAATGAGTTCATGCGTGTGCAGGACAAGATGTTCGCAAGTTTTAACAACGTTAGCGGGGAGCTCGTTTGGTGGGCGCTTGCGATTGTGGCATTGGCCTTCGCCATCGGATGGAAGTCACTCAAAGATTTGGACGTTCTCTCACTTGGTCGAGATACGGCCATTAACCTTGGTGTTTCTTATGACAAAGTGGTTAAAACGATGCTGATTTTGTCAGCGGTACTTATTGCAGTCTCCACTGCGCTTGTTGGACCGATTACGTTTTTCGGTTTAATCGTTGCGAACTTGTCTTATCAATTTTTTAAGACGTATAAGCATTCTATTCTAATTCTCGGTGCATCTGTCATGAGTGTTATCGCCCTTGTTGGGGGACAGTGGGTTGTTGAACGAGTCTTTACGTTTTCAACAACGCTTAGTGTCATTATCAACTTTATCGGCGGTGTCTATTTCATCTATCTACTATTGAAGGAGAGTCGATCTACATGA
- a CDS encoding ATP-binding cassette domain-containing protein codes for MIQVRELSKFYGKKAVVEKVNVNIHRGKITSFIGPNGAGKSTLLSMVSRLLDADTGEVLVDKDNVKQMKSNEFSKRVSILKQSNFMNVRLTIRELVSFGRYPHSKGKLTAEDLRIVDQAMDYMDLMGMQHDYLDELSGGQRQRAFIAMVIAQDTDYILLDEPLNNLDMKHSVQIMKILRRLVDDLGKTVVIVLHDINFASVYSDRIVALKNGRVVKDGPTNDIINSDALKEIYDMDIPIKQMNNCRICVYFNS; via the coding sequence ATGATCCAAGTCCGTGAGTTATCGAAGTTTTATGGTAAGAAAGCGGTCGTCGAAAAGGTGAATGTTAATATTCACCGTGGGAAAATTACGTCTTTCATCGGGCCAAATGGTGCGGGGAAGTCGACGCTCCTATCAATGGTTAGTCGTCTGCTCGATGCAGATACAGGTGAAGTCCTTGTCGATAAAGATAATGTCAAACAGATGAAATCGAATGAGTTCTCAAAACGTGTGTCGATTTTGAAGCAGTCGAACTTTATGAATGTGCGTTTGACGATTCGCGAGTTAGTGTCATTTGGACGCTATCCGCATTCGAAAGGGAAATTGACGGCGGAAGATCTTCGCATCGTGGACCAGGCAATGGATTACATGGATTTAATGGGTATGCAACATGATTATCTAGATGAATTGTCTGGTGGACAACGCCAGCGTGCATTTATTGCCATGGTCATCGCACAGGATACAGATTATATTCTGTTGGATGAACCACTCAATAACTTGGACATGAAGCATTCTGTTCAGATTATGAAAATCCTGAGAAGACTTGTGGATGATCTAGGAAAAACAGTTGTCATCGTTTTGCATGACATTAACTTTGCGTCTGTGTATTCCGACCGAATTGTTGCGCTGAAAAATGGTCGTGTTGTGAAAGATGGCCCGACGAATGACATTATCAATTCCGATGCATTAAAAGAAATTTACGATATGGATATTCCAATTAAGCAAATGAATAATTGTCGTATCTGTGTGTACTTTAACTCTTAA
- a CDS encoding siderophore ABC transporter substrate-binding protein: MKKLTMALLMFALMALLVACGAKEEKPADKTSGSDSKPETEETATPEEMTIKHQLGETTLPKNPEKVVVFDFGMLDTLDELGIEVAGLPKANVPAYLEKYKDEKYANLGGLKEPDFEAIHAMKPDVIFISGRQSDLYEDLSEIAPTIFVGVDTTRYMESFKENMNMIAELFGKEAEMEAELADIDAQIAAINEKTATDEDKALIVLGNEGKVSAYGAGSRFGLIHDVFGFKAADEKIEVSTHGQSVSFEYILETNPDVLFVIDRDAAVGGEASAKDAIENDLVKKTNAFKNGKIVYLDADYWYLSGGGLLSVKEMVKEVEAAL, translated from the coding sequence ATGAAGAAACTTACAATGGCATTATTGATGTTCGCACTAATGGCTCTACTTGTAGCTTGCGGAGCGAAAGAAGAAAAACCTGCAGATAAAACGTCAGGTAGCGATAGTAAACCAGAAACAGAAGAAACAGCAACACCAGAAGAAATGACAATCAAGCACCAACTTGGCGAAACAACACTGCCGAAAAACCCTGAAAAAGTTGTCGTATTCGACTTTGGTATGCTTGATACACTTGATGAACTTGGCATTGAAGTAGCAGGTCTTCCAAAAGCAAACGTTCCAGCGTATTTGGAGAAATATAAAGATGAAAAGTATGCAAACCTTGGTGGCTTGAAAGAACCTGATTTTGAAGCAATTCATGCGATGAAGCCAGATGTCATCTTCATCTCTGGACGTCAATCAGACCTTTACGAAGATTTGAGTGAAATTGCTCCAACTATTTTTGTAGGTGTAGATACAACGCGTTACATGGAGTCATTCAAAGAGAACATGAACATGATTGCTGAACTTTTCGGCAAAGAAGCTGAAATGGAAGCAGAGCTTGCTGACATCGATGCGCAAATTGCTGCTATCAATGAAAAAACAGCTACTGATGAAGACAAAGCGTTAATCGTTCTTGGTAACGAAGGGAAAGTAAGTGCGTATGGAGCAGGTTCACGTTTCGGTTTGATCCATGACGTATTTGGTTTTAAAGCAGCAGACGAAAAAATCGAAGTTTCTACGCATGGCCAAAGCGTATCATTCGAATACATTCTTGAAACAAACCCAGATGTTCTTTTCGTAATCGATCGTGATGCAGCTGTAGGCGGCGAGGCAAGTGCGAAAGATGCAATTGAAAATGACTTAGTGAAGAAAACAAATGCGTTTAAAAACGGCAAGATCGTTTACTTGGATGCTGACTACTGGTACCTATCAGGTGGCGGATTGCTATCTGTGAAAGAAATGGTGAAAGAAGTAGAAGCAGCACTATAA
- a CDS encoding MFS transporter, giving the protein MFDAMDVGILSFVITALAVEWQLTPSEMGWIGSVNSIGMAVGALGFGLLADRIGRKNVFMLTLVLFSLASGLSALTTTLTAFLILRFLVGAGLGGELPVASTLVSESVEAKERGRVVVLLESFWAAGWLISALIAYFVIPAYGWRIALIITALPAFYAIYLRRKLPDSPKFEAEGQPKQSVFEKMRLLWSKKYARRTLMLWIVWFMVVFSYYGMFLWLPSVMVLKGFSLIKSFGYVLIMTLAQLPGYFSAAWLIERAGRKFVLATYLLGTAVSAFVFGSAETLPMLLLFGALLSFFNLGAWGALYAYSPEQYPTAIRATGSGMAAAVGRVGGIFGPLLVGSLLAAGYGFGMIFGIFCGAIIIGVLAVVFLGTETKQLELE; this is encoded by the coding sequence ATGTTCGATGCAATGGACGTCGGGATTCTGTCCTTTGTTATTACGGCGCTTGCAGTGGAGTGGCAGCTAACGCCGTCTGAAATGGGCTGGATTGGTAGTGTGAACTCCATTGGGATGGCTGTAGGGGCATTGGGCTTTGGTTTACTTGCGGACCGAATTGGCCGCAAGAACGTCTTTATGCTGACGCTTGTCCTATTTTCGCTTGCAAGCGGATTGTCTGCATTGACGACGACGTTGACGGCATTTCTCATCTTGCGCTTTTTAGTTGGTGCAGGACTCGGCGGAGAATTGCCGGTTGCATCGACGCTCGTTTCTGAAAGTGTGGAAGCGAAGGAACGGGGACGTGTCGTCGTTTTGCTGGAAAGCTTCTGGGCGGCGGGTTGGTTAATCTCCGCATTGATCGCTTACTTTGTCATTCCGGCATACGGTTGGAGAATTGCATTAATCATTACGGCGCTACCTGCATTTTACGCCATTTACTTACGTCGGAAACTGCCAGATTCTCCAAAGTTCGAGGCGGAAGGTCAACCGAAGCAATCAGTGTTTGAAAAAATGCGATTGTTATGGTCGAAAAAGTATGCGCGTCGAACATTAATGTTGTGGATTGTCTGGTTCATGGTGGTGTTTTCGTATTACGGCATGTTCTTATGGTTGCCGAGTGTGATGGTGCTCAAAGGCTTTAGTTTGATTAAAAGCTTTGGCTACGTCCTCATTATGACGCTTGCACAATTACCAGGATATTTCTCAGCTGCATGGTTAATCGAACGTGCAGGACGGAAGTTTGTACTGGCAACGTATCTCCTTGGAACAGCTGTCAGTGCGTTTGTCTTCGGGAGTGCAGAGACCTTGCCGATGCTATTGCTCTTTGGGGCATTGCTGTCGTTCTTTAACTTGGGGGCATGGGGGGCATTGTATGCCTATTCTCCAGAGCAATATCCGACAGCGATTCGCGCAACAGGTTCGGGAATGGCGGCTGCGGTTGGACGAGTTGGTGGAATCTTCGGACCGTTACTCGTGGGTTCACTATTGGCGGCTGGGTATGGCTTCGGGATGATCTTTGGCATCTTCTGTGGTGCGATTATCATTGGTGTGCTAGCAGTGGTGTTCTTGGGGACAGAAACGAAACAATTGGAATTGGAATGA
- a CDS encoding polyprenyl synthetase family protein has protein sequence MSTAQSVLIKKSIEKVINEQITQQQLKEQLLMFVDYQSKQGFSFGELLVLHYNQFNGVVTEEIYSVAAAVEMLILSSNMLDDFEDEDCMDKPWSTEVPLSLNATTALLFLSASVIRTTDFKNKDKAISILIEYALRSINGQHKDLLNSSRNETDYIEMTLEKSGSLVTLACLIGTVLATDDYPKEIVTYSELIGLVGQITNDLKDITTWNEKNDLLNKKFTLPIIYLLNYPDDDLQFIRDYYNNKSSADEVIKNQELISRKLVETGAITYTEVIRKMHQNRALNEVKRLPVDQHYIDQLVKYIH, from the coding sequence TTGAGTACGGCGCAGTCTGTTTTGATCAAAAAATCAATTGAAAAAGTTATTAACGAACAAATTACACAACAGCAATTGAAAGAACAGCTTTTAATGTTTGTTGATTACCAATCAAAGCAAGGATTCTCTTTTGGAGAATTACTCGTTTTGCACTACAACCAATTCAATGGAGTAGTGACAGAAGAAATTTACTCAGTTGCAGCGGCTGTTGAAATGTTGATATTATCCTCCAATATGTTAGACGATTTCGAGGATGAAGACTGTATGGATAAGCCATGGTCAACGGAGGTCCCTTTATCGTTAAATGCAACAACTGCCCTTCTTTTCTTGAGTGCAAGTGTAATCAGAACTACAGATTTTAAAAATAAGGATAAAGCGATTTCAATTTTGATAGAATATGCGCTTCGATCAATAAACGGTCAACATAAGGATCTTCTTAATAGTAGTAGAAATGAAACGGACTACATCGAGATGACTTTAGAGAAATCAGGTTCGTTGGTTACTCTTGCTTGTCTTATAGGCACAGTATTAGCAACGGATGATTATCCGAAAGAAATCGTGACCTATTCTGAACTAATTGGTTTAGTAGGTCAAATTACCAACGATTTAAAGGATATAACAACATGGAACGAAAAAAATGATCTATTAAATAAGAAATTTACCCTTCCAATCATCTATTTACTAAACTACCCGGACGATGATCTTCAGTTCATTCGTGATTATTATAATAATAAGTCAAGCGCTGATGAAGTTATCAAGAATCAGGAGTTAATCAGTCGGAAGCTTGTTGAAACAGGAGCTATCACTTATACCGAAGTGATTAGGAAGATGCATCAAAATAGGGCATTGAACGAAGTGAAGAGACTTCCAGTTGATCAGCATTATATTGATCAACTAGTAAAATACATACACTAA
- the comX gene encoding competence pheromone ComX, translating into MQDIIQFLINNADVLEKVKAGTASLVGVTGEEVKAILEVFFDRQITPKVYYWE; encoded by the coding sequence ATGCAGGATATTATTCAGTTTTTAATCAATAATGCCGATGTATTAGAAAAAGTAAAAGCGGGAACAGCAAGTTTAGTTGGCGTCACTGGAGAAGAAGTGAAGGCAATCTTGGAAGTGTTCTTTGATAGACAAATTACTCCAAAGGTTTATTATTGGGAATAA